The sequence below is a genomic window from Phoenix dactylifera cultivar Barhee BC4 chromosome 16, palm_55x_up_171113_PBpolish2nd_filt_p, whole genome shotgun sequence.
TAACTAAACTGAACTACGAGTAATAGTAATTTGCCCAACAATTGGAACCATGACTTAACATATTCACATTATGATTGACACAGCAAggaatcttaaagaaaagagaaCTCCTGGAAAGCCAAATAAGAAATGTAGTAATTTTGACAACAAAAACAAGCACCATAGAAAGCTTACAACGCACCTTTACTGCACCAAGCATATCATTCTCTAACTCCCCATCAGCACTTTCAGAGATTGCTGACTGAAGGTTTGACCGATCAAGAAGCTTTAAAATTGAATTTTCATCCCACACGATCTTCGTGCATCCATCAGTGCATTTATCCTGGTATACATCTCCCAGACCACCAGCTCTCCTTCTATGCTTATGCTCACCATCAGCAACAGCATCAGTTTTGCTGCTAGAAGCTTCTTTTGAATCTTGCCCATTTACAGCATCACGGTCATTAAAAAGTTCTTCTGTTCCCCATCTAAGAATGGCCTCCACTTCCTTTTGAGATTCTGACTTGTTCACAAATAGTTGGTCAAGCATCAATTTCTTCTTAGCAAGATGCAAGATGCGCTCCTCGACACTAGCACATACCACGAGCCTGTACACCAGAAGCCTGTTTGATTGCCCAATTCTATGTGCTCTATTCATTGCTTGTATATCAGCATGTGGATTGAAATCTGAATCATATATAACAACAGTATCTGCTGTGGCCAGATTTATCCCAAGGCCACAAGAGCGTGTGGATAATAAGAATACAAATCGAGTTTTGTCCTGATTAAAACGAGCAATTGCTGCTTGACGATCAACCACTGACACTGAACCGTCCACTCTTTCAAATGTCTTAGGACCAAATTCTATAGTCAGGTAATCCTCGAGTATATCAAGAAGTTTCGTCATCTGAGAAAATATGAGGACACGGTGCCCATCCTTACGTAAAATCTTGAGCATAGAATGCAGCAATGTTAGCTTGGCTGATGCCTTGATGCGCATTTCATGGAGGAACTCCACTGAACCAGATTCAGGTTCAGTTCCTGGAATGAGATATGGATGATTGCAGACCTTCCGGAGCTGCATGACAATATTTAGCATTGACTGCAGAGCACCACCTTTTCTAATGTTACGTAATAAGTGATAGTTCCTCGTAAGTATGGCACGGTAATATTCCGCCTGTATGGATGTTAATTCAACAGGAACCATGCGCTCAGTCTTAGGGGGGATATTTTGCATGGCATCTTTTTTCAGCCTTCGAAGCATATGTGGAGAAACAAGTTTtttcagctcctccacctttTCTGCCGTTGTAAGGTCATTAAACTTCTCTTCAAATGCTGACAAAGAGGGGAATGATGCAGGTTGCAAAAAATTTAGTAAGTTATACATCTCACCTATGTTGTTCTGCAAAGGGGTTCCAGTCAATAACACACGGTGCTGAAAAGAAAATGTGTTCAGCAGACTAAAAAGTTTACTTCCAGAATTTTTTAGTCGATGCCCCTCATCAACTATAAGTACTTCCCAGGGGACTCCACGCAGATGAGAATAGTCAGCAAGGACCATCTCATAAGTAGTCAATAAAACATTGAATTTATATGATTCTGTTGTCTTATGTGATCCAGTTGGATCACGGGCATGCCATTCATATTGACGAATAATGGATCTTGCTTTTGCACAACCATGATACTCCACAACATTCAAATGAGGGGCCCACAGTGCAAACTCAGCCAACCAATTAGGCATTGTGGATAGAGGGACCAAGACCAGACATGGCAATTTCACCTTAAACTCAAAATACAAGGACGAGATGAAAGCACAAGCAGATACGGTTTTCCCCAGCCCCATCTCATCAGCAAGTATCACGTTCTTAGACTTATGCCAGCATTTGCGTAGCCAGTTTAAAGCTTCTAACTGATGTGGAAAAAGTGAACCTCCTTGAAGCTCCTTCGGCTGCtccaccaaagaaaaaaaatcctgaGAATCACCTTTACTCCTTGGAAAATCATCCCCAACATCCTTATCCAAAGTTTGAGACTCAAACTGTTTGAATTCAGCAATCAGATGAGCAGACTTTTCAATGATAGGTTCATCTAATCTTTCCCAAGTACATTCATCATAAGGAAGATCACGCCATTTAACCAAGGCTTCTTCAGTACCATGCTTAGAAACACGGAGAGCAATAGCACGCTGTGGCTCACACCACTGTTCCTTGCAAATATTTATCACAGTGGTTCCATATTTTGCCTTGTAATTCTCCAACTTTCTTTTAGCTAAAACTTTTAACTGGGATTCAGAAACCCAACTGTTATGGATGTTTGATTGACCTACccatttaacaaaaaattcatACATAATACTACTTTTGTCATTAGGCCCGGAGTCCTGCATGACCTTGGAAGATGTCCTATTTTCAGCACTTTTATCTGGTTGAGTCACCATGCTTGCAACATCGATACATTCTGAATCACAGGAGACATCTAGGCAAGAAGGCCTTGGTGTATGAGATTTGCCGTGTTTGCTTGGACTCACAAGTTCCCCATTTTTGCTTTCTACAGAGACTTTCAGAACAGTGTCTTCATCAATATCTATCGCATTTACCAAAGAGTCCTCAATGACTTCACAAGTTTTCTCCCCAGAAGATTCTATGACGGATGCCGTAGCTTTCATTTTATTCGGACATTCATGAGTTCTATGTCTTTTGCCATTATAGTCTTCATTAATATCTTTTCTTTCGCCAACCCAATTTGCTTCTCTGTGGCAtcccttaagtatgcttttacCATCCTTCTTATCTGAATCTTTACTGCCATCATAAGAGTCTGTTAACTGTTTTTCATGATTTTCTGAAATATTACAACCACATGGAAGTCCACTCACTTGCCTTCCTGAATTACTTTCTGACTCAGCTTCTTCTGAAGGAGTAGCAGATTTGATTGTTTGAACATGAAATGAAGACAAGACAGTACTAGTTTGCACCCGACACCCCAAAATTCGATCAACCTTTTAGACAGAAAAACATGGACTTATATCAATGACTTTAGGTATTAAACAGAAATGAAGGAATGCAAAACAAAGTTTTACCCTTCAATTCTCCAAAAAAAACatgtttataaaaaaatttaaaaaaaaacatatatctaCCTCTTGTCCTCCATTCCAAAGATTCTCATGATGTTTTATTGTCTTATTTACATGCACTCCTTGTTCATCTAATCCTCGTGATGAGGGGGGAACTCCCCCAAGGGATGCCTGCACATATTAATTAAACATCAACCATCAACAAACAATAGTAAAATACTTCACAGTTCTCACAATAAAAAAGGAGACAGCACAATACAAATTATGGACTCAACAACAAGAGCATCAAACCAGCAGCATACACAATGCATTAACTAAAAATCAGGTAAACCAAGAGTAAGACTCTCCAAAGGTTGTAAAAAGGAAGTAATTGATTAGATCTgtaaataaatgaaaagaaggccCATATTAAAAGAACCAGCTCATCACAGTATAACCGCCATCCAGAGGAAGAAAGGCTGatgcaaaaatataaaattgcaaGATactaaggagaaagaaagagaattaAAACAAACATTCAATCTAAGTCTTATCTAACTTCTTACAGTGATCCTCATGTAATCCATAGCATTacatttttctcccttttttattttttgtgattTTTCTTGAGTTTTCCTACACTTTCACATATCTTCCTTCTTGTTTGAATTGCTTCCATTTTCATTAGTTCGAAATTCTGCACCTTTTGGAGCAATTTTTTCCTTATATGATTgttttagggttttttttttaggtTGAGACTAGACACCATTGTGACCCCAACTTTAAGTTGTGCAGTCCTGACATCCAGTCAGAACTGGGATTTCTGTCCGCATCTATGGGGCCAATAATTTAGAAAGGCAGGACAAGGCAGGCTGCATGCCTCTCTCTTCTTCACGAGAAAGGCTGCatgccactctctctctcttcttgcagaagagggggggggggcgctGGGCTGTGAAAGAAATTAGGTGCCAAACAAATAGCAAGGGAGAGAGGAGACAGTGTATTTACTTAGTAATCAGTCCTTTAGCAGTCCTTACATTTCTTCAGTCAATATTTACGTTATaaaggatgcaaaagaaattgTCTACCAGTTCTGGTGAAAATAATGGAATCATTAAATTTCTTCTTAATTCCCTCTCCCTTCTCTTTTCATCTTTTGTTCCTTTCACGTCTTGAGATCAACCTATTCATGCAGATTTTCTAAATAGATCTTATTTTACTTTCAGAGTTCAGCAGATAATTCTGACCTGAAATAAATTTTAGATCTCAagatagtataattttagacaCATGGACAAGAAGAATACACAATTCAAGCAGCCCACATCAATAAAAGACTTCAGACTGAAAAGTCAGGGGAAAAGCATTCACACCTTAACAGTATCTAGTTACACATCTAATGATGGAATGGAGGAGTTGCAAGATGCCAAGAACAACCATAAATGCTAGGTTAGCCCAACAAAGCATAGACAGCAACCACCCTGACCATGGGATATGCTAATGCCCCTCACATTTACAAACGGTAGCTCAAGCAGCAATCTCTGAAGCTAACTCATCGCAATCAACACTCCAATCTTTTCGCCTAATGATAGTTAATTGGTTAGATTTCTCAAACAATTGATTATTTGATTGTTTCTCCCCATTGCTACAAAGGCGATTCAAATGGTTACTACTCCAGGCATCTTGACAGAAGATTACATTTGGCAACACTTAGGCCTTCTAATCCCAGTTACTAAGTTCCTAAACAGTACTTTGAAAATTAGATGATAAAATTGCAATTAGATACTTTGGTAGAAAAGTGATACTCATCTAATCATGTGGTGACAGGGTAGACAACAAAAAAAATGCAGTGTTGGGCTTCCTGATCCTGAGGTCATGGCAAGAATTATTGATAAAGCAAGAGGTATGGGTACATTTGGCACCTAAAAGACCTAGCATCCTTCAAAGCTAACAGGCTGATAGGTCAATTATATCCTTTGGTAGCAAAGTGATAATCATGTGGTGACAGGGTACCCAACAAAAATTAATGCAGTGTGGGGCTTCCTGATCCTCAgttcatgataaaaattattGACAAAGCAAGAGATACAGGCAGATTTGGCACCTGAAAGTCGTTAGATCCAAATGTTTAAATTCAAAGATGCAAACACAAAAAGACTCGTGGGTGCAATTAGGCCATCCATGAAGCAGATATTTTTGGAAACTTTGGTTCCACTATCACTGCATATCCAAGCGTTTGTTGATGAGCAAATAGCCATATATAAGAATTCATGAAGATGATTGTCTGCAAGGATCCCTTCTGATAAGGGATATTACCTTTTGAGAATTGAATTTAAGGAATATTTCATTAGCATGTTTTGCTTCATTCTGCCAATTATGGTCTAGGTTGCCCCTCTTCATATGCATTTTCCACAATGAATTGTTAATGAAGTTTGTACAACCCACTTTGCCACCAAACTAATCATGCGAAGGCATCCTAATGTCTATATCACTCCCTCATGATGCTCATGAAGAAGCAAACAATTATAAACCAAATATACACAtaattctgaaatttcctttggAAATGCTTTGATAGGCAACTCCTACTATAGTGTTAATCCATCACAGATGCAGCTAACCCAATCCTCAACGCCTTTTGTGCCACACAAAAGAAATGCGATCACTGAAATCTTGCAATATCTACAGAGACAACATCCAATCCACAGTTTCACTCTTTGGTAAATCTTCTATGATGGGTACATGGAAAGAAAGTAGGCATGGGTGATGGAATATAAAGCATAATAGCGACAATTAAATGTCTCTTATGGAAGAGGTGTATGACGAACTATTTTGTAGAAAAAACCAAAGCCAACAAATTTACTAATCAAGTTACCTCCACTCCAGAACTGTTCAAGGAATTAAGACCACACACAATAAGAACAGAAATTCCATCCTTCGGCAAGCATCCAAAATGTTGCCTAACTAATATCAAATGTCAGCTATGCATCCTCATCAAGACAACAAATTAGTTTACTAATTAAACTGCATCATATAACCCCTAAAATACCGACTTTAGCAAGCTCCACCCATCTGAAACAGAGCTAATTCTGGAGTCGTCAGTGACTGATGGAACCACCTAAAAGCCTCATATTACACACACCAAAGATAAAGATATCCAATCAATTACCATTAGGAGAGCCACGCATTAAACAACCAAAATTTACATAACAAGTATAGACTATGTTGGTGCATAACACCCCAATGAACCCATTAATATGTTATACTATTTTAACTATTAATAGGTTAATGTTAATAATATTTGGAGAGTTGGTCCAATCGATGTTTCTTTCTGGAAGTTAAAAAATTAACCAATGTCACATAAATCCTGGAGCATATATTTAAGAAAATGTCTCACTGATGCATGCAAACTAGATCTAACAATGATTGCACGTGCTGTGTCCAAAATTAAGATAACTGAATTGCCACTTTCAGAAGCATGAGTGCATGCatttttatgtatgtatgtatgtacatccTATAAATATAAATTCAAGTATGAAAAATAGAATGTGAAACGAATATTCACTGATATGTTTAGAATGTAGCTACTGTTATATAGAACATGAAATAAGACAGAAAAGCTACCACAACCTGTTTTCGACTAGCACATTTTGCCATTTTCTGTTCTTCCTTTGTGTTAGGCACAGAATTCTGCTGATCAAATgaggtgtgcttttgaaatgacCCACTGGTTTCTAGACATGGAGGAGTTTCATTTGATATGTCATCACAAGCAGGTGCAGCAATATGTTTTCCTTTTCCAGTTTTTGACCTCTTCTTCTTGTCTGCCCTGTTAGCCCTCTGCTTCTTTTTTCTGGCCTTCTGAGAGGGCAGAACTAATGGAAGAATAAGTTTCTTTCTTTGCACTTCTCTTTTACATGGGTCAGACTTCTCTTCCAGAGATTTTTGACCAGGATCTGAGCTCAAAGTTTTAACAGGATAAGGGACTTCTTTATGAGTACTTTTCCAACAAAATGGTGAGTCTGGTTTCTTCTCAATTTTATTATCTGCAGCTGTAGAAATGCCATCTCTGGATTCACCATCACATGACCGGCTTGACTTGGTGCTGTAAGATGTATCAATACGAGAAAATTCCGACTTCTTTTCAACAGATGAAGCCCTCTGAGGTAAAGTAGCTTTCCTcttgttatttaatttattctttCCAGGACTGGAGCTTCTCCCAGAAAGCGATGTCCTGTCATGGCCAGATAATTTATGTacaattttagatttttcaaaTACACTCTTAGTCCTTGCTCGTCTTGAACTGGATTCTGCATTTACTAACATTTTCATATTATCCTTTTGCTCACAACACTTTGGGCATTGCCACTTCCCAGGTGGTGCACGCTTTTAGAAACAGAAGAACCATAAAAAGGGCAGTTAGCTCACATTCATATACATCCTAATGCCCACTAAGGGAACCAACATAATATACGAATAAGTGCATACCTTGAGGGGTGGATTGAGACACTCAAGATGATAAGTTCGAGGACAGCTATCACAGCAGAGCAAATTGCCACCAAGAtcacattctacacattcaaAGTAATACTGCAAGAGAAAGATgaaaatttatatccatatacAGTGATCCACACAGATTGCATGGACTTGCCTACTATCACAGAAAAAATTGACTGCCTTAAGATTTTCATCTATGAGACTACATGATCTCATAAAATCGAAAAGATGAGAACATCTTTGAGTTCCAGAAAACAAACTAAGAACAATGGATACAGCAGCAGCATAGAATCATCATAGCCAGGGAGAAATAATAAGAGGCTGAGGTTTAAGAAGTTGATGCAAAGTAGAATTctaggaaaggaaaaaagagatgTCTTACCCCATCATGGCCTTTGACCTTACGAACAAATCGAGAAACATCAATATCACCTTTCAGCTTCCTCTTAACTAAAGGGATGTTCCTCGGAGAGTCTGAAGGTAGCGAAGATGCCTCTTTTCCATTAGAGAGATTCAGTCCACTTGATACTCGTTTCCGCTTGCGCTTCAAGACCCAATTCCTATCTATCATGTTATCACACAAAGAGCTGTCTTCCCTCATCTTTGGAGCCTCAGTcctgcatgcttgactgatggCACAGACAAGAATGACAACAGCTCATTAGTTGGGCAAAAGGCTTAGCATCACAACCAAGCTGTTGTCAAACACtttgaagttaaaaaaaaaaaaaaaaaagttgaagcAGCAGCAATTTGCCACCTTCAAAGGATTTCCTCTCAAACATTATATCCTAATATATACCCGTACATCCTTTCTCATCCATCTCACTAATGCAGGCTATAAGAGCATAGTTAAAGGACCAAAAATGATAGCACCTCATATATCAGATAATAAAACAACAATCTGCTGAAACCCTGACTAGTTATATCGAGGaaatgaatcaattaaagtatACCAAAAGTGATTATACGAGAAGAAATTATATGGTCTCTTCCAAATAGTAACAAAGAGCATTTGCGAACAGCTCATGAAGCTGCCCTAGTCTCACAAGTTAAACATAAGCTTTGTATTCAATAATTTATAAGATCATGTCTACTTCTCCCAACATGTGGCgttacttttctttctttttacttcttttacatatttcttttACGTCCTGCAAATGCTGTTTTTAATTATCTTTCTAGAAGGTGCCGCAGCGTGCCCAATATCTAACTTtgacaaaaacaaaacaaaaaaaaagtttcgaTGAATTACAAAATTTTGGTGGAATGTAAGCTGTAGCCTCTACAAGAATGCCGAAATCTGAGAGATAATAGGATTTCCAGGCAAATCGAAGGCAAatataaaaaaacaagaaaccGAGAGATTGAAGCACGCAAAccaagaagatagagagggggGCACCCGAACCTGTGCCCGTAGAGTAGGGTTTAATTATCTAAAATAAAGAAACCTAAAATCCTATGCTGACAGTCCAAGATAAAACAACAATCGACAAGAAGAAGGAAATCAGAGCTAGCTGTTACCTCTGGTGGCCAAGAAGACAAGAACAAGAATCATATGACTAACTCGGCCGCAGCCGTAGACCTCGCATCTGTTAgaaaagggggaaaagaaaTTCCAGCTGCACCCGCGGCTTTTATATCCGATCCCCCATCCCCCCTTCCACTGTGGACACAATTAGATAGGCATTAGATTAGATTGGAAGCTGACACTGAGATCTCTTCCCTCCTttatttttcctctctctctctctctctatttcccTCTTCTTGGGAGcacgaaagaaagaaggaagaaggaaaggaagcGAAAGGGAAGGGGGGGGTTGGAAAAAGAGGGTTGGGGGTCACCAATCGAGAATATCATTTTGTTGCCCTGCCCCGAGAGGCGGTGGGCGAGCGCACACCCCCTCGACCCGGCTCTCCCGCCAATTGCGGGACGCCACGTGGGGCGTGACAGGCGCTGATAGCAGCGGGTCAGGGGAGCAGAAACGAGGCAGAGACTGCAAGAGGGCACGGCGAGGCGACAAGAAGCCCCGGTCGCCGTCTCGGCGGGTAGAATGGACGGCCGTGACGGTGCGACGATGGACCGCGGTATCTCTGTTGGTTCCTTCAGATGGCCTGAATCTGATGACAAAGTGAGAAGAGGCGTCGAGGCTGCGGGGGGCGATGAATTTTTTCCCCATTTatatattatctttttttttctcatttttctttttgcgTGCGGTCAGTTCATGATTTGGTATATACGCATATTTTGTATGCAAGGAGGATGCAATGCTATGCCGGGGGAAATGGAATAGAATGTTTTGGAGACTTGCTTTAAGCTGATAGGATGTTGCTCCTTTGCGTGAAATACTACTGAATTTGGTGTACGGTTTTTGTTTCAAGGTATGGGAGTCAAAATGTACACTAGATCTTTTGGACTCCCGGGATAACTCCCATTGGTGAAACCCCCTTACGTGGCCTAAGCTCTGCCGGCGTGGTTCTCATGTCCCACACGCATGTGGGACCCACTTATTGCCCGACGGGGAAAAGCTGCAAGATCTGCCATGAGACAAAGGACCGTGTGAAATGTAGGTGcaaaatcagattaatgaggTATTTATTGATTCGCTGACtcatcataaatataataataaatatataataaaggATATTAGATTTATAGAGAATAAGGCAGAGAGGGAGAGCCGAAGAACTATTTCAAAACAGACCGCCAAAGTGGTGGGCGACAAAAGATGCCATCCAGCCAGCCGtcctattagttttttgaaacaCGTGAATGACCTGAATATCCAGATAATTTCACAAGTGACCACGACTCCTTCACAGACTCTAGCCAAGCTGGCATATAGATGCATGATTCCTTCGCAAACATGATAAGCCATATAGGTGCATCTAGCATCACTAGCCGAGCTGGCTGGTCTCTTCGCAGACTCCTTCaagattaaattttttaaaattttttttgaaaaataattatcatgatgctttaaagcgttgttataaaaaatatgagttataaaaagtaagaattAAAGGCATGAGCTTAGGCACAAAAGGTAAGAACTGATTACATTGAATACGACTTAATTGAAAGATAATCAGTTATCATTGAATAAGATGTGATTAGAGCTGATCATGGGCTAAGCTTAGGCACAAAAAAGATCAATGGTCAAATTTTACATAGGCCCGGCCTGAAACCcgattaaacataaatataaagTTGATGCATGAGGGTTGGACTGTGATCAACTCTAGATATAATGTCAAGCTAACAAGGCTTTAATTAACACCTTGTTCTTAAAATGTAATTGAAACTTAATCCGAAGAACTAATGGAGTGAAGTTAATTTCACACTTAAAACTTTTTCAAAGCAACTTCACTATGAACCAAGTTACATGTGTTGAATGACAAGAATGGTCTTATAGGTAAACCAAAGTAGTTATAATACTTTTACGGTCACAGTAAGTGTCAAACACTACACAAAAAAAGACAATTACCGACTTTTATTTGCCGATGCTTAttccaagcgtcggcaaaaatttttccccgtcaacatttgccgacgcttaaaagcgtcgttgaagttaatatgtaattgacgacacttttaacgacgcttttttgcGTTGTTAAATAacaacgcttaaaagcgtcgttaaaagcaTCGTCGGACGCCCAAAAACCATctcattttagtcccacatcggcggtCTGAAAAAAAAACTGTTTATATAGCCAAACCCAACCACTCCGCACGGATGGAATGAAGTTACCGATCGAGAAGGTTGTATTTCTAAATTGAAGAGAAGATGTAGACCGCAAATAGTAATtcgcgatgctttaaagcgtcggtaaagagcgacgcttaaaagtgaCGCGAAATTGGAATTAGCGACGTTtttgaaagcgtcggaaaatgttttttccactgtagcataggcgacgctttaccgacgctttgaaAAACGTCGGAATGGTTTCtaccgatgcttaaaagcgtcgctaatagccAAAACAAGCGTCGCTAACGTCCAAGTTTCTTGTAGTGAAACAAATCGAGAAACTTGAGCTTGGCTCGAGAAAAAGTCAAACAAGATTTAATTTCAGGCTAAATAAACTAAGTTTGAACCAGCAAAGCAGactcaaaaataattttaagcCTGGTACAAAATTGTCTAAGTCAAGTTACTCGATAAATTTAgaatatatttaaattatatatCATGCATTTCAGATATGTGATGGATCATTGGGGTAttgttttaattggttaattttttGCTCTTTGGATGAATTAAAGACTAAATTTGGTTGGTAACACACTTTCAAACAAAGTTTGAAATCATCAATTTAGCTTTCATTGAAGCTTGAACCAGGCTCGACTTAATCTCAAGTTGACTTCAACTTGATTTAGGTTATCGAACTAATCAAGAAAGCTTGTATTCGGCTTTGTTTGAAATTAAGCTTGAAGTGCGCTCGAAATAATGTCAAACAAATTGAGCTTGATATCAGAGTTCAAGCTCAAAACTAATTTCAAAGTTCAATCCTGGAATTGATATCAAACCAAGCTTGATCAAGCTCGACTCAATTACACCCATACTCTATTGTACCACCATCTAATCATATCACTTCATCCTCAACTGCATCCCCAGCTCCTTTGGTGGT
It includes:
- the LOC103711432 gene encoding protein CHROMATIN REMODELING 4-like isoform X2 gives rise to the protein MREDSSLCDNMIDRNWVLKRKRKRVSSGLNLSNGKEASSLPSDSPRNIPLVKRKLKGDIDVSRFVRKVKGHDGYYFECVECDLGGNLLCCDSCPRTYHLECLNPPLKRAPPGKWQCPKCCEQKDNMKMLVNAESSSRRARTKSVFEKSKIVHKLSGHDRTSLSGRSSSPGKNKLNNKRKATLPQRASSVEKKSEFSRIDTSYSTKSSRSCDGESRDGISTAADNKIEKKPDSPFCWKSTHKEVPYPVKTLSSDPGQKSLEEKSDPCKREVQRKKLILPLVLPSQKARKKKQRANRADKKKRSKTGKGKHIAAPACDDISNETPPCLETSGSFQKHTSFDQQNSVPNTKEEQKMAKCASRKQASLGGVPPSSRGLDEQGVHVNKTIKHHENLWNGGQEVDRILGCRVQTSTVLSSFHVQTIKSATPSEEAESESNSGRQVSGLPCGCNISENHEKQLTDSYDGSKDSDKKDGKSILKGCHREANWVGERKDINEDYNGKRHRTHECPNKMKATASVIESSGEKTCEVIEDSLVNAIDIDEDTVLKVSVESKNGELVSPSKHGKSHTPRPSCLDVSCDSECIDVASMVTQPDKSAENRTSSKVMQDSGPNDKSSIMYEFFVKWVGQSNIHNSWVSESQLKVLAKRKLENYKAKYGTTVINICKEQWCEPQRAIALRVSKHGTEEALVKWRDLPYDECTWERLDEPIIEKSAHLIAEFKQFESQTLDKDVGDDFPRSKGDSQDFFSLVEQPKELQGGSLFPHQLEALNWLRKCWHKSKNVILADEMGLGKTVSACAFISSLYFEFKVKLPCLVLVPLSTMPNWLAEFALWAPHLNVVEYHGCAKARSIIRQYEWHARDPTGSHKTTESYKFNVLLTTYEMVLADYSHLRGVPWEVLIVDEGHRLKNSGSKLFSLLNTFSFQHRVLLTGTPLQNNIGEMYNLLNFLQPASFPSLSAFEEKFNDLTTAEKVEELKKLVSPHMLRRLKKDAMQNIPPKTERMVPVELTSIQAEYYRAILTRNYHLLRNIRKGGALQSMLNIVMQLRKVCNHPYLIPGTEPESGSVEFLHEMRIKASAKLTLLHSMLKILRKDGHRVLIFSQMTKLLDILEDYLTIEFGPKTFERVDGSVSVVDRQAAIARFNQDKTRFVFLLSTRSCGLGINLATADTVVIYDSDFNPHADIQAMNRAHRIGQSNRLLVYRLVVCASVEERILHLAKKKLMLDQLFVNKSESQKEVEAILRWGTEELFNDRDAVNGQDSKEASSSKTDAVADGEHKHRRRAGGLGDVYQDKCTDGCTKIVWDENSILKLLDRSNLQSAISESADGELENDMLGAVKAVDWNDEPNEEQGGADTLPTVVVDGCEQASEAKEDNAISGTEENEWDRLLRVRWEKYQIEEEAALGRGKRLRKAISYKETFSSIPSETLSESGNDEEEPEPEYTPAGRALKEKFARLRTRQKERIARRHITEVPTSVDVPELPTQPLVPSVKEGEDLNISKPLENTGEQASSVNLEDTKLSQPFATTNWSESTARLGKFLKHGYKQFHGTHLDLSVGPPGNLSPDTSLRTHQYQSTHFANSISSGNFLPVLGLCAPNANQVNSTSRNFRSLPSLPTSNHQQRRMSSRLSEFPLPPAANTRPLKDTNIQGRETSADTSLLPKTSLLPDTSGEALHHHLKDIIPNSYFPFCPPPPTSSGRAPHGPLDGSRSSFASFQEKLGLPSLILDDKTLPRFSYLSRTLTKPHADFLPSLSLGTNMDYVNGSVQELSNIPQVSNFRQEMSDMKQKKLMAELPPMLGLAPMQAGHSSLPENHKKVLDNIMMRTQSATNKFFKKKLKADAWSEDELDALWIGVRRHGRGNWEAMLRDPRLKFSKHRTTEDLSTRWTEEQRKIMDGPAFAAAESSKPTSFPGISDGMMTRALLGSEFASLGTEPPEFHSHLTDIHLGCADLTSGFSCTEPANHIGAVNENYTPVTAWKSDKMGTSYAGDFSAQPFDRLEKINIPLNHSFQHISLAGNSFGSLGMNCPSSCTLQKEDEFCAPQNLYFPSISDKSLNLLHDSHNNVHSGESNMGMPLNAHKKSVFAVSPPNNDNAPGSSNTNNLPHWLREAVSIPASRPPEPDLPPVVSAIAQSVRLLYGEEKPAIPPFAIPGPLPFQLKDPRKSLKRKRKLQRLRQVTPDIADAKNFDHTASSTIPSAPPLMSCAPSLPWTDVDESVPALNLNLNSPSSTSFLTQGNKQGMTLSPSPEVLQLVASSVAPGPCTIPATDMPGTSCQRTDLPLSKDLENFEQDGKSLIGDFKGIRGKRKASKNSLLGCWGKLTDKQVDLAESGDSSKTRSDPDRTDQLNIEEISSEEAVSNDNGSEHKS